A region from the Benincasa hispida cultivar B227 chromosome 12, ASM972705v1, whole genome shotgun sequence genome encodes:
- the LOC120092458 gene encoding meiotic recombination protein SPO11-2 isoform X1 — protein MEPTGLFKSSMRFFSDQELCYADILTPQEVVARIQIAVLNFLRILTSSTPAISNLPLIDRRSSNSRVNQGILTDDLWIFLSHSFCTRSLMRSNAAKAFVRVWKLMEMCSQILIQDKRVTQRELFYKLLCDSPAYFPTQLHVNRTIQDVVALLQCSRCSLGIMASSRGLVAGRLLLQEPEQEVVDCTACGSSGYAISGDLDLLQKLTLKTDARYIIVIEKHAIFQRLAEDRIFNHIPSILITAKGYPDLATRFFLHRISKTFPHLPIFGLVDWNPAGLAILCTFKYGSIGMGLEAYRYACNVKWLGVRGDDLQLIPQESLVPLKPRDLQIAKSLMSSKILQEKYRQELTLMVEIGQKAELEALYHNGFDYLEKYIVKKIIQFSYI, from the exons ATGGAGCCGACGGGTTTATTCAAATCCTCCATGAGATTTTTCTCCGATCAAGAACTTTGCTATGCCGATATCCTCACTCCTCAAGAG GTCGTGGCCAGAATTCAAATAGCTGTCCTCAATTTCCTCAGAATTCTCACCTCCTCCACTCCAGCCATCTCAAATCTTCCTTTG ATAGATCGAAGATCGAGCAATAGCCGAGTGAATCAAGGAATTTTGACGGATGATTTATGGATTTTCCTTTCACATTCCTTTTGTACGAGGTCATTGATGAGATCCAATGCTGCTAAGGCCTTTGTTAGAG TGTGGAAGCTGATGGAGATGTGCTCTCAGATTCTGATTCAGGACAAGCGAGTGACGCAGAGGGAGCTCTTCTACAAGCTGCTCTGTGATTCACCTGCTTATTTTCCGACTCAGTTGCATGTCAATAGGACAATTCAAG ATGTTGTAGCCTTACTTCAATGTAGCCGTTGCAGCCTTGGAATTATGGCATCTAGCAGGGGACTTGTTGCTGGCCGTCTACTGTTGCAG GAGCCAGAGCAAGAAGTTGTGGACTGCACTGCCTGTGGGTCTTCTGGATATGCCATTTCAGGTGACTTGGATTTGCTGCAGAAGTTGACTCTGAAGACTGACGCTCGGTACATAATTGTAATTGAAAAg CATGCGATATTCCAACGGCTGGCAGAGGATCGCATTTTCAATCACATTCCCAGTATTCTTATCACAGCCAAAGGATATCCAGACTTAGCCACAAG GTTTTTTCTTCACAGAATTAGCAAAACGTTTCCTCATCTGCCAATATTCGGCCTTGTCGATTG GAACCCTGCGGGATTGGCTATATTATGCACCTTCAAATACGGAAGTATAGGGATGGGCTTGGAGGCATACAGATATG CTTGCAATGTTAAATGGTTGGGAGTACGAGGAGACGATTTACAACTGATACCACAAGAATCTTTGGTTCCACTCAAGCCACGGGACCTACAAATTGCCAAAAGCTTGATGTCCTCAAAAATATTACAG GAGAAGTATCGACAAGAACTAACCTTAATGGTTGAGATAGGGCAAAAGGCCGAACTTGAAGCTTTGTACCACAATGGATTTGATTATTTGGAGAAGTACATAGTCAAAAAGATTATTCAATTTAGTTACATCTGA
- the LOC120092458 gene encoding meiotic recombination protein SPO11-2 isoform X2 encodes MEPTGLFKSSMRFFSDQELCYADILTPQEVVARIQIAVLNFLRILTSSTPAISNLPLIDRRSSNSRVNQGILTDDLWIFLSHSFCTRSLMRSNAAKAFVRVWKLMEMCSQILIQDKRVTQRELFYKLLCDSPAYFPTQLHVNRTIQDVVALLQCSRCSLGIMASSRGLVAGRLLLQEPEQEVVDCTACGSSGYAISGDLDLLQKLTLKTDARYIIVIEKHAIFQRLAEDRIFNHIPSILITAKGYPDLATRFFLHRISKTFPHLPIFGLVD; translated from the exons ATGGAGCCGACGGGTTTATTCAAATCCTCCATGAGATTTTTCTCCGATCAAGAACTTTGCTATGCCGATATCCTCACTCCTCAAGAG GTCGTGGCCAGAATTCAAATAGCTGTCCTCAATTTCCTCAGAATTCTCACCTCCTCCACTCCAGCCATCTCAAATCTTCCTTTG ATAGATCGAAGATCGAGCAATAGCCGAGTGAATCAAGGAATTTTGACGGATGATTTATGGATTTTCCTTTCACATTCCTTTTGTACGAGGTCATTGATGAGATCCAATGCTGCTAAGGCCTTTGTTAGAG TGTGGAAGCTGATGGAGATGTGCTCTCAGATTCTGATTCAGGACAAGCGAGTGACGCAGAGGGAGCTCTTCTACAAGCTGCTCTGTGATTCACCTGCTTATTTTCCGACTCAGTTGCATGTCAATAGGACAATTCAAG ATGTTGTAGCCTTACTTCAATGTAGCCGTTGCAGCCTTGGAATTATGGCATCTAGCAGGGGACTTGTTGCTGGCCGTCTACTGTTGCAG GAGCCAGAGCAAGAAGTTGTGGACTGCACTGCCTGTGGGTCTTCTGGATATGCCATTTCAGGTGACTTGGATTTGCTGCAGAAGTTGACTCTGAAGACTGACGCTCGGTACATAATTGTAATTGAAAAg CATGCGATATTCCAACGGCTGGCAGAGGATCGCATTTTCAATCACATTCCCAGTATTCTTATCACAGCCAAAGGATATCCAGACTTAGCCACAAG GTTTTTTCTTCACAGAATTAGCAAAACGTTTCCTCATCTGCCAATATTCGGCCTTGTCGATTG A